Proteins encoded by one window of Longimicrobiales bacterium:
- a CDS encoding riboflavin synthase — protein MFTGIVEEVGRIERVSEVANGRALRIAARSVLENVRDGDSIAVDGVCLTVTRHDASGFEVAAIGTTLSRTTIGDLAQGDEVNLERALALGERLGGHLVQGHVDGVGTVRAIERQGEHVLLDVALPQDVAAVTVLHGSIAISGVSLTVNALPADDVAQVALIPYTWEHTNLRHLREGDRVNLEGDMIGKFVAHLLDRRGAALPGEIRE, from the coding sequence GTGTTCACGGGTATCGTCGAGGAAGTCGGCAGGATCGAGCGCGTCTCGGAGGTCGCCAACGGCCGCGCACTCCGGATCGCCGCGCGCAGCGTGCTGGAAAACGTGCGTGACGGCGATTCGATCGCCGTCGACGGGGTGTGCCTGACAGTCACGCGTCACGATGCCAGCGGCTTCGAGGTCGCGGCGATCGGTACGACGCTGTCGCGCACCACGATCGGCGATCTTGCGCAGGGCGACGAGGTGAACCTCGAGCGCGCGCTCGCACTGGGCGAGCGCCTCGGCGGCCACCTCGTGCAGGGGCACGTCGACGGTGTCGGAACGGTGCGCGCAATCGAGCGGCAGGGCGAGCACGTGCTGCTGGACGTCGCACTGCCACAGGACGTGGCGGCGGTCACCGTGCTGCACGGCTCGATCGCGATCAGCGGCGTGAGCCTGACCGTGAATGCGCTGCCTGCGGACGACGTGGCGCAGGTCGCGCTGATACCCTACACCTGGGAGCACACCAACCTGCGGCACCTGCGGGAAGGCGACCGGGTAAACCTCGAAGGTGACATGATCGGCAAATTCGTTGCGCACCTGCTCGACCGGCGGGGCGCGGCATTGCCGGGAGAGATACGAGAATGA
- the ribD gene encoding bifunctional diaminohydroxyphosphoribosylaminopyrimidine deaminase/5-amino-6-(5-phosphoribosylamino)uracil reductase RibD, which yields MRRALALAERGWARTRPNPMVGAVLVQGGEVIAEGWHAEYGGPHAEVAALDGAGERARGATLYVSLEPCNHHGRTPPCTDAVVRSGVGRVVVAALDPNPVARGGIDRLRAAGIEVVTGVEEDAARALNAAFFHRHEQNTTFTALKLAISLDGRLSARAGERTAITGAAANAAVQSLRAGFDAILIGAGTARADDPLLTARGTPQPRTPPLRVVIDSGASLDPGSRLVRTAHEAPVAVFCTSRAPDDAVAALESAGVRVRRVVERNGRVDVGTVLGELHAAGVHALLCEGGGVVAAELLSRGLVNRLHLFVAPRFLGAQGTPAFPLAAPLPDEWRLVRERAYGNDVELVYDRLKG from the coding sequence ATGAGGCGAGCCCTCGCGCTCGCGGAGCGCGGCTGGGCCCGCACGCGACCCAACCCCATGGTCGGTGCGGTGCTCGTCCAGGGCGGTGAAGTCATCGCGGAGGGATGGCACGCCGAGTATGGCGGGCCGCACGCGGAGGTTGCGGCGCTCGACGGCGCGGGCGAGCGGGCACGCGGTGCGACGCTGTACGTCTCGCTGGAGCCGTGCAACCATCATGGGCGGACGCCGCCGTGCACGGATGCCGTGGTGCGGTCCGGTGTCGGTCGCGTGGTCGTCGCGGCACTCGACCCGAACCCGGTTGCACGCGGCGGCATCGACCGGCTGCGGGCCGCGGGCATCGAAGTGGTGACGGGAGTGGAGGAGGACGCGGCGCGCGCGTTGAACGCTGCTTTCTTCCACCGCCACGAACAGAACACCACGTTCACTGCCCTCAAGCTGGCGATCTCGCTGGACGGGCGATTGAGCGCCCGTGCCGGCGAGCGTACGGCGATCACCGGCGCCGCGGCGAACGCGGCCGTGCAGTCGTTGCGCGCGGGATTCGATGCCATCCTCATCGGCGCAGGTACCGCCCGCGCCGACGACCCGCTGCTTACTGCGCGAGGCACGCCGCAGCCGCGCACGCCGCCGCTGCGCGTGGTGATCGACTCGGGCGCGTCGCTCGACCCCGGGAGCAGGCTGGTCCGTACCGCCCACGAGGCGCCCGTGGCGGTGTTCTGCACGAGCAGGGCACCCGACGACGCGGTAGCCGCGCTCGAAAGCGCAGGGGTGCGCGTGCGGCGCGTCGTCGAGCGTAACGGTCGCGTCGACGTGGGTACTGTGCTGGGGGAGCTGCACGCTGCGGGCGTGCACGCGCTGCTGTGCGAGGGAGGCGGCGTGGTAGCGGCCGAGCTGCTTTCGCGCGGGCTCGTGAACCGGCTGCACCTGTTCGTGGCGCCGCGGTTCCTGGGCGCGCAGGGCACTCCGGCGTTTCCGCTCGCCGCGCCGTTGCCGGACGAGTGGCGACTGGTGCGCGAGCGGGCGTACGGCAACGACGTGGAGCTGGTCTACGACCGGTTGAAAGGCTGA